GGATATCACGCACCGTCAGACCGGCGGCGTAGAGCCCGATGATCTTGTCGTCCATCCCATCGATCCGGGTCTGGCCCTTCTTCACCAGTTCAGGCTCGAAGCTGCCGTCCCGGTCACGCGGCACGGCAATCGGCAGTTCGCCGTCTTGGCCTTTTAGTCTCTTGGCGGATGAGCCGTTGCGGCGGTTAACCTGATCGGGCGGCGCCTCCTTGCCGTCCTCATAGCCCAGGTGCGCGGTCAGTTCGGCGCCCAGCATCCGCTCCATCAGCTTGATCTTCAGCTCTTTCATCAAGCCGTTATTGCCAAGCAAATCTTCAGGCCGCTCGCAGCCCTTCAGAAGTTCGTCCAGCAGTTCCTTGGAAATCGTCATCGTCCTTGCTCCTCTCAGGAAGCATGGACCAGATCCCAGTTACACAGAAGATCGGACACTCTCGGTTGAGGGCGCAATAGAGAGGACCTGCATAGCGCCCAGCCGTAAGAGGCATCAGGCGAAGACGCCTGCGTCGACCGCGTCTATGTATTCGAGAACTTGCTGCGCCTTGCCTTCCTGCACCAACTGCATCGCGGTTTGGCCGTCAAACCCGGGCAGGGGCTCTGAGCGATACCAGGCATAAGCCATCAATTCCGACCCGAACCGCGGCTCGACCTTATTGAGGACCTCAACAAGTTCGCGCAAACGGCGCTGTGTCTTGTCCGAGCTGATACGGCTCCGCCGCTGCATGGCATCCTTGCCAAGACCAACCGTCATTGCGATCTCCTCTGCCGAGGTGCGCAGCGCTGCTGCGATCTTGCGCGGTTCAAACTGTCCGCCTTCTGCGAAGTTCGTGATGTGCATGACGTTACTCCATACGGTGATTATGACGGTATATAGCGGCAATATTGCTGAATATCAAGTCAACAGCAGTGAACTCCGCGTTTCTCCCAAGGAATTCATGTCCCGGTAACACGCACATCTTGGAAAATGCCGCAGGTCTTGGTGCTTTGAGCACTGCCCGAGACGTATATTTGAAGAAGCTGCCAGCCCTGCCGGTTCTGCCCGCCAAAAAGAGAAAGTGTCCTTTGGGTTTTGTGACTGACGGATGAGGGCCTTTGGGGTTCCTCGGACGGGTCCGGGCCGGATTCCGGCCTGTCTTTCTTGACGAAGGGCAATCCGATGCAAACAGGTGTCTTGCGCGTGCTGCGCGTAACCGCTGACTCATGGTGGCGGCACAAGGAACTGCGCTGAGCCGGTCAGGCGAGGCTGGCGCAGCGACTCGAACGCGGCACCGTCCTGCGTGACCTCGGCTATCTCAGGCAGGCGGCGACATTGCCGGACGCGCATGTGATCTGCGGACATGGCGGGACGTTCATCCATCTCGGTTGGACCACCGTGTCCACGCTCGCGCCGATCGAGCGCTTTCCCTTGGCCGCTCTTGCGGTCGCACGAGGGACGCCCTTCATCGATATCCGACCCGTCACCGATGTGATCGCCTTCGCGAACCTGCCCCGCGTGCCGCGGGACGGATCGATCGACCCTGAATCTTGGGGGCCCGGCAGGTCCGTCTCACTGACCACCTACATCGACATGGTCGAAAAGCTCGGTGCGAGGATCGCCAACGATCCGCGCACCCGTCGGTCAACCTGAATCCCATTCTCTCTCATCAACACACGAAAGGACGCCAGCCATGGCCCGATCCCGCACGCCCAAATTCGATGCCTCCGAGGTCATCACAAACGAAATCATCCGCATCATCGAGCGCGGCGTCCTGCCGTGGCGCAAGCCCTGGACCGCTGGCGGCAGCACAAAACCGCTGCGCGTGGGCGGCGAGGCCTATCAGGGCGTCAACAACTTCCTGCTGACCATGCGGACGATGATGGCAGGCTACACTTCGCCCTTCTGGATGACCATCCCGCAGGCCAATGCGTTGGACGCAAAGGTCCGCAAGGGCGAAAAGTCCTCCGTCGTGGTGTATTATGGTCAAAGCCGGAAAGACGCCGACAGCGAGGATGACCGCAGCGATAGCGATGATCGCTCCGAGGAAGCCCGGATCTTCCGCTTCCAGAAATCCTACCGCGTGTTCAATGCCTGCCAGATCGAGGGTCTGCCCGACAGCTTCTACCCAGACCCGGAGCCAGCGCCCGAACATCCCCCTGCTGAGCCCATCCCGTATATGCAGACATTCTTCGATGCGATCGACATCACCACGGTATTCGCGGGCGGCGAGGCCTACTATCTGCCGCCCGTCGATAAAGTTTTCATGCCTTCTATTGAGAGGTTCCAGGACCCGCGACATTTTTATGGAGTCTGGGCCCATGAGCTGGCCCATGCAACAAAGGCACCGCACCGGCTGAACCGCGATTATGGCCTCTCGCGGTTCGGCAATACTTCTTACGCCCGCGAAGAGATTGTGGCCGAGTTGACCTCCTGTTTCCTGGGACAGGAGCTTGGGTTCACGGCGCATACGCTCGAGATGAATGCCGCTTACCTCTACAACTGGCTGCGCGTTTTGCGCTCGGACAAAACCGCGATCTTCAAGCACGCCGCGGATGCGCAGCGCGCCTGTGACTACCTGATCGCCAGCTCGGAGGCGGGCAGGGCAGGGGGCAGCGCCGAGGCTGCCTGATAACACCCCACAAACGGAGATTCCCATGTCACACAAGGACCCAAAGACGCTGCGGGTCGCCTGTTTCCCTGGTGGTCGCCGCAGGATCATCACCTTCGAACGCGGTGCCTATTGGTGGAGCCAGTCCGAGGGTGCTTATCCGCTCTCGGCAGCGCTTGAGAGCATCACGGAAAAGGGCGGCTGGATCGAAACCATCCCCAACCCTAACTACAGACCCAGAGGGCTGTTCGGGTAGGGCACCTTCGGCCTCGGTTCTTCCGCCACGTGGAAAAGAAAAAGCAGGCTTTGAGAGGGGTGTTTCAACTTCTCAAAGGAGAGCCCCATGACCAGTACCGCTCAATCCCAGACAGACCGCCCAGATCCGACCGTAATCGCCGCGCAAAACGACGCGTTCCGCCAGCTCGCCTGTCTCGGGATCCCGCCCGAGCAGCCCATCCAGGGCCGCATGCATGTCACCCGGCCTCTCATGGAGGCCGGGGACGGCGTCATGGCCGATGCGGTGAAGGCGACCGGTGAGTTTGCCACATTCGAGCCTGAGAATGACCCCGAAGGCTGGCACGATTTCGGGGCGGTCGAGATCCGGGGTGAGACCGTGTTCTGGAAAATCGATCTCTACGAGGCTGACTCGGATTTCCGATACGGGGCCGAGACCCCGGACAACCCCGCGACCACCATGCGCGTGCTGACCATCATGCTGGCGCGCGACTGGTAGGGCAGGGGGCAGCCTCAATCCTACACCTCCGACACTCAAGGCCCGCTGACCCTCAAAGGGCAAAGCGGGCCTTTTGTCGTTTTGATCCCCGAACCCGGGGATTGGTCGCGCGGATGATCGCGCAGACCGTTTCATACCTATCGGAAAGGACATCCCATGACCGCAAACTTTGCCCCTTTCACTGTCGCAATTGGCGAGCTAATTGCGCATCCCGCCAATGTGCGTAGCAAATCCCCGGAAACCTATGACCCCGAGAACATCGCGCATCTGAAAGCCAGCATCGCCGTGCTGGGCCTGCTCCAGCCGCTCCTGGTCCAGAAGATCGATGGTAAATACGCCGTGCTCGCCGGCGGCCGGCGTCACGCCGCGCTGAAGGAGCTGGTCGCTGACAAGGCTGCCAAGGGGTTCACCGCGAAGACCAAGGTGGACTGCCGACTTGTTCCGGACGATTGCGACGTGACCACAGCCCTGTCGCTCGCTGAGAACGTCACCCAGGCACCGATGAACGCGATCGACGAGTTCGAGGCCTTCGCCCGGATGATGGAGGTCGACGGCCAGACGCCCGAGACGATCGCCAAAACATTCGGCACGACCGTCGCTGCCGTGAAAGGCCGGTTGCGCTACGGCCTGATCCACCCCGACATCCGCGCCGCGGCCCGGGCCAAGGTGATCACGCTCGACACGATGAAGGCTTTCGCCGAGCACCCGAGCCAGGAGGCGCAGCGCGAGGTCTTCGAGGCGCTCACGAAAGACGGCGGCTATCTGCAGGCCTATACCGTCCGTCAGTCGCTCAAATCCCGCGGGGTGCAGGTCAGCGACGATATCGGGGCCTTCGTGCGCGAAGACTACGTGGCACGAGGCGGCGCTGTCGCGGCTGATCTTCTGGAAGAGCATTCCGTGCTCGAGGATGCGGCGCTGGTAGAGACCATCCTGCTCGAGAAGCTCGGTGCCGCCGCCGAGGACGCCCGTATGAGGCTGGGCTTTGCCTGGGCGGATGCGATGCTGCGCTATGATTACGCGACCATGGCCGACTTCGGTCGCGTCTATCCCGGCCCGATCGAGCCGGATGAGGCCGCCCAGAAGCGCATCGATGAGATCACCGCCAAGCTCGAGAAACTGCAGCTCGAGATGGAGGACGAGGGGCTCGAGGAGGACGCCTACACTGCTCTCGACGACCGCGTGGACGCCCTGGAAGAGGAAGCCCGCGACCTGCAGGAGGCCTACAGCGCCGAGGACCTCGCGCGCTCTGGTGTGATTGCGTCGTGGTCGGGCGGTAAGGTCACGCTCCATGTGGGACTCGTGCGCCCCGAGGACACCGTGAAAGAGGAGGGCGCGTGCGGCTCCTCGAGTAACCAGACGGGGGAGGAGGCCCCGGACGCTGGCGAGATCAGCTACCCGGCCTCGCTGGCTGAGGATCTCAAGACAGAGCGGGCCATGGCCCTTGGCGCCGCGATGGCGCTGCATCCGGAGGCCACGCTTGACCTGACGCTCTTCAAGCTGGTGAGTGACGTTCTGTACAGCGGAATGGCCGTGACGCAGGCGATCAAGATCGAGGCCCGCAAAGAATACCGCAACCACGCCAAGATGGACGAGATCGACGAGACCTCGCTCGAGCAGGTGGCGGCAGCGCATGATGCGCTTGATCTGTCCTGGCTCGATGACGCCCGCGCGCCCGCCGATCAGTTCGCGGCGTTTCGCGCGCTCGATGCGGGTGAGAAGGCCAAGCTCGTGGCCTATGCCACGGCCAGCACCACGCAGTCCTGCTTCGCGCGGGATCCTAGGCGCGACAGCCTGATGCATGAGTTCGAGATCGAGGTCATGCCCGACATTCGCGCACATTGGACGCCGAACGCGGCGCTGTTCAACCGCTTCAAGAAGGCCTGGCTCCTGAAGATCCTTGGCGAGGATCTGGGTCTCGCCCAGGAGGCGGTAACGCTGGCCTCGTCGAGCAAGAAGGAGATCGTCGCCTTCTGCGACAAGCTCTTTGCCGAGCCCTTCGCCACGCTCACGGACGCGCAGCGCGCTGCGGTGGCCGCCTGGTGCCCGCCCATGATGCAGACCGCCGGTGTCGCCTGTGATGAGACGGCGCCCATCGTGGAAACCCCGGAACCTGACGGCGAGGTCGCGCAGGCGGCCTGACGCATCACGCGACCCGCGCGAAACATTCCGCCCGCGCGGGTCGACCCTCTCACACCCAACCGAAAGACATCCCCATGGCTATTCTCAAGTTCTCTGCCTCAGCCGTCGCGGCGCAGATCGCCCATGCGCGCGCCTGCAAGACCTTCCTGCCCAACTGGAACGGGCCCATTGATCGCCCCGCCCTGATCCTCATCGTCGGCAATGGCGTGCATCTGCGCTCGAACGGCATCGATGGCACGACCACCCGCATCGTCACCACCGAGCAGGCCGATCCCTCCTTCGCCTTCGCCGATGGCATGAACCCGTTTCGCGATACGGATTGGATGGCGCAACGGCGCATCGCATTCCGCGATCTGACCGGCCAGTTCTACACCGACATCCTCGATGATGTGCAGGTGCTCATAGACCGGGGGCAGGGGACGATCCGGCTCGCCACAGATGGCCACAGCATCCGTGTCTTCGTGCGCCGGGCCTCGGACTATCTCATCGGCGGGACCTACGAGGTGCCCTCGGGCCTTGGCGGCACCTTCCGGGTCATCCTCAAGGATGCCTGCGATACCTTCGCGATCGTGCAGAACTGCGGTAATTGCGAGGATTTCGACGCGATGCAGCCCTATCGCGTACCGCTCGATGCGCTGATGGAGATCGATGACCGGAGGGCGGCATAACGCGCCCTTTCTCAAACAAGCATCGCCAATACCCTGCCGGGCCTGCGGCCCTCTCGGGACATTGGCGACAACAATTTTCCCCAATGAGAGAAAGGACTCTGAAATGGGATGGCTCTTCTACACCGACCGCCGCGTCAAGACCTGCGCGGATGAGAAAGCGGAAATCGCTCGTCTTTGCAGCTTCGAGACCGACACGCGCAAGACCGAACTGGTGAAAGCCTGCAAGGTCGGCTCCACCTGGTATGCTGCGGCGCGGGTCACAAACATCGACGGAACCCCCATTGATGACGCGACCTATGTGACCGATGCAGACGGCTCCATCACCTTCGGGGCGGTGTTCCTGACGCGTTACGACGACGGTTGCTGGGGCTACAAGGACATGGAGGAAAGCGCCGGCCCCGTTGAGTCCCGCGCGCCACTGTCTTTGCTCAACCTGCTCTCCGGTCTGAAAGACTTCGACAGCTACGCGCAGGCCTGGCGCCAGCGCTGCAGGGACTGGGCCGCGATCCCGGACTACCAGGAAGGCGACAGGATCAAGCTCGCCGCTCCCGTCAGCTTGAGTGATGGCAGTACCTGCCAGATCGTCACGGCCACCCACTACAGGCGGGGGTGGCAAAAGCGGCGGTGCTATCGCATCGAAGAAACTGGCGGCCTCGTGCGCCTCTCGAAAGCCTCGCTCGCCGGATCGGCTCTCCTCAGTTCCGCGAAAGGCGCGTCAAGCCCGGTGTTGGCGGAGTTTCTGGCCGGGCGAGATTAGGTCCTGCGTCGGACGGTTGATCGGCCGGTCCGGCGAGAGCAAATTCTGCGGCTTGTCTTGACAAGGCAATGCAAATGCATTACCTAACGCAAGCAGTAAAGACCCCTTTCTTTCAGGAGATTGCCATGACAGCGCTCGCACAAGATGTATCGAAACTCACGGATCGGTATCAGACGACCGTGCCGGCGGGTGTGCGCAAGCAGCTCAAACTGGGCAAAGGCGACCAGATTCGCTACTGCACCGAGCCGAGTGGCAGGGTCTATATCGAGCCCGTGCGCACCGACGAGGAAGATCCCGTGCTTGGCGCCTTTCTCGATTTTGTCGAGGCCGATATCAAGGCGCATCCGGACCGCATTCGGGCGTTCGATGGCGCTTTGCATGACCGTCTTGCATCACTGGTCAGAGACGTTGACGTCGATCTCGATGCCCCGCTTTCGCTCGAGGATGAATGACTGGCGATACCGTGCCCGCCCAAGCGCCACTCGTCGTAAATGGATGGTCGATTTATGCGCATCCGCTCTTTCTTGATCAGCTCGAAGGGCTGACCCTCGAGGCCGAGGCGCGAAGAACGCGCGATCCCAAGACCTGGCGCAAAAAGAACTGCACGAAACGGCTGGCCGCTATCTTCAAGCTGGTGACCGAGGCCATACCGGCGGATCCGGGTGCCGCGGCATTCCGGCAAGGCGGCACACTCGGCGATCATCGCAAGCACTGGTTCCGGGCGAAATTCTTCCAACAGTATAGGTTGTTCTACCGGTTCAACAGTGACGCGAAGGTCATCGTGGTGGCATGGGTGAACGACGACAAGACCCTGCGCGCCTACGGCAGCAAAACGGATGCCTATGCGACATTCAAAGGGATGTTGGAAGATGGCAATCCACCTGACAGTTTCGACGCGCTCATCAAAGAAGCCGCGACGGCAGAAAAGCGTTTCGAGAAGTCTCTTGAAGCGGCGCCTGGCCGTTGAGATGGCTTTGGGAGCGCCCGCGACGCACAGGCAGCGCTATGGCTGTCAACCAAATGCCCGAACGCCTGTATCCGCGCGCGCCACCTGCCAGCCTGGCAAAAGGCAGAGGAAGACGTCAAATCATTGCTCAAAGAGAAGCGATTGCCAGCTCTCTAGCGGGCCTCTCTCAAGGCGGAACGCGCGCGAATTCGCATCGTGATAGGGCAGATTTCGGGGGAGTAATCGGCCAAGATATGGTTTTGCCTTGGGCAGAACCAAACTTTCTGCAATGCAATGATGTCAACCGAGGGGGATCAGGGTGGACGCGTTTCTTTCAAAGATGGTTCGGGCCGTGGAAGCGCCAAAGTTGCCGTTGCAGCAGTCAGAGCTTTTACGGCGGTGTGGCAAGGATCTTCTGACGCGCCCGGACCTCTGCGCTGCGCTGATCCAAGAGGCCGCAAGTGGCCCATTGTCGGACGGCCAGATGGCGATGCTGGTCGCCGCACTGGATGAGGCCCGCATGGCCGATGAGAACGGGCAGCGCAAAGGGCGCACCTTCCTGGATGACATGCGCGATGTGGTGGCCTTGCTCGACGCCGACCTGACATCCCAAACGGCCTTGTCTCTCTCCAGCGCCTGGACGCGTGCGGGCCTGACCCCGCCACCATCGCTGGCCCATGCGGTCATCTCCGAAGACCCGGATGCCTTTGCTGACATCAACGGCATTCCCGACATCCCCGATGAGATGTTCGACGGCATCTTCAATGACATCGGCGAAGACTCGGTTTCGGCCATGCTGGCGATGCTGGACGAGATGCTGCCAACCTTGCCGCCAGAAGCGCGCTTTGCTTTCATTCGCAAACTCGCTACCCGACCAGAGTCCCTATGTGGAGATGCCGCCGCAGCGCTGCTTCTTGCGACAGACGCCTCGGTGAGCTCCGGCGCGCTAACCGGTCTCGCTCTGCGCCAGCAGGCGGGTGATCTGTCTCAAACCTTGTTATCGCGCATCACCTTGATCCGAAGCTGGCTACAAGACCCTGACACCTTGCGCGGTATGGATGAGATCATCCGATCCGCCCTCAAAACTGGGACGCCGGCAACTGACACGCGCTCAAAACCCAAGATCCACCGCGTTGTATCCTCGATGGTCGATGGCAGCGGTGCGCAGAGCCTCTCTATGGCCATTCAATCGGGTGGCCGACGTGCTTTGGCGGTGGTGCTGCTCAAACAGGGGTTTGGCGTGAAAGACGCTTTTGTGCTTCCGTGCACCAGCGCCTCCGAGCAAAAACAGATGATCGCGCAGATTGCAAATGAGTCAGGCGCCTTGGAGGCAACAACAGATTATGCGTTCACCGCTCTGTCCTGGGCGCTTGCGGACGGTCAAGCGAACGGGACAATGCCCGCCGCGGGTCTGCTCGATGTCGTCGAGACCGCAGGTTTTGCCGATCTGCGCCCGCGATCGGCAGATATTGCAGACATCGCGGCCATTGCTGACCCCGAAGGCGCCGTCTCCACTCTCTCCGTCCGCGCACGCGGCAGCCTGATCATGGCGAGTGAGCATTGGCCTGATCACTTCCCGATCTCGGACAGCTGGTTCGAGGACAGCGACGCATCGTCAGATGCCATCGAAAGTGCAACGACCCAAAATGCCATGACCCGCAAGCTTTGGCAGCATCTGGAGACCCGCCGCGAC
The DNA window shown above is from Roseicitreum antarcticum and carries:
- a CDS encoding MbcA/ParS/Xre antitoxin family protein; this encodes MHITNFAEGGQFEPRKIAAALRTSAEEIAMTVGLGKDAMQRRSRISSDKTQRRLRELVEVLNKVEPRFGSELMAYAWYRSEPLPGFDGQTAMQLVQEGKAQQVLEYIDAVDAGVFA
- a CDS encoding ArdC family protein, translating into MARSRTPKFDASEVITNEIIRIIERGVLPWRKPWTAGGSTKPLRVGGEAYQGVNNFLLTMRTMMAGYTSPFWMTIPQANALDAKVRKGEKSSVVVYYGQSRKDADSEDDRSDSDDRSEEARIFRFQKSYRVFNACQIEGLPDSFYPDPEPAPEHPPAEPIPYMQTFFDAIDITTVFAGGEAYYLPPVDKVFMPSIERFQDPRHFYGVWAHELAHATKAPHRLNRDYGLSRFGNTSYAREEIVAELTSCFLGQELGFTAHTLEMNAAYLYNWLRVLRSDKTAIFKHAADAQRACDYLIASSEAGRAGGSAEAA
- a CDS encoding DUF6330 family protein, coding for MSHKDPKTLRVACFPGGRRRIITFERGAYWWSQSEGAYPLSAALESITEKGGWIETIPNPNYRPRGLFG
- a CDS encoding DUF3768 domain-containing protein, which gives rise to MTSTAQSQTDRPDPTVIAAQNDAFRQLACLGIPPEQPIQGRMHVTRPLMEAGDGVMADAVKATGEFATFEPENDPEGWHDFGAVEIRGETVFWKIDLYEADSDFRYGAETPDNPATTMRVLTIMLARDW
- a CDS encoding ParB/RepB/Spo0J family partition protein, with amino-acid sequence MTANFAPFTVAIGELIAHPANVRSKSPETYDPENIAHLKASIAVLGLLQPLLVQKIDGKYAVLAGGRRHAALKELVADKAAKGFTAKTKVDCRLVPDDCDVTTALSLAENVTQAPMNAIDEFEAFARMMEVDGQTPETIAKTFGTTVAAVKGRLRYGLIHPDIRAAARAKVITLDTMKAFAEHPSQEAQREVFEALTKDGGYLQAYTVRQSLKSRGVQVSDDIGAFVREDYVARGGAVAADLLEEHSVLEDAALVETILLEKLGAAAEDARMRLGFAWADAMLRYDYATMADFGRVYPGPIEPDEAAQKRIDEITAKLEKLQLEMEDEGLEEDAYTALDDRVDALEEEARDLQEAYSAEDLARSGVIASWSGGKVTLHVGLVRPEDTVKEEGACGSSSNQTGEEAPDAGEISYPASLAEDLKTERAMALGAAMALHPEATLDLTLFKLVSDVLYSGMAVTQAIKIEARKEYRNHAKMDEIDETSLEQVAAAHDALDLSWLDDARAPADQFAAFRALDAGEKAKLVAYATASTTQSCFARDPRRDSLMHEFEIEVMPDIRAHWTPNAALFNRFKKAWLLKILGEDLGLAQEAVTLASSSKKEIVAFCDKLFAEPFATLTDAQRAAVAAWCPPMMQTAGVACDETAPIVETPEPDGEVAQAA
- a CDS encoding regulator, whose product is MAILKFSASAVAAQIAHARACKTFLPNWNGPIDRPALILIVGNGVHLRSNGIDGTTTRIVTTEQADPSFAFADGMNPFRDTDWMAQRRIAFRDLTGQFYTDILDDVQVLIDRGQGTIRLATDGHSIRVFVRRASDYLIGGTYEVPSGLGGTFRVILKDACDTFAIVQNCGNCEDFDAMQPYRVPLDALMEIDDRRAA
- a CDS encoding DUF6927 domain-containing protein → MGWLFYTDRRVKTCADEKAEIARLCSFETDTRKTELVKACKVGSTWYAAARVTNIDGTPIDDATYVTDADGSITFGAVFLTRYDDGCWGYKDMEESAGPVESRAPLSLLNLLSGLKDFDSYAQAWRQRCRDWAAIPDYQEGDRIKLAAPVSLSDGSTCQIVTATHYRRGWQKRRCYRIEETGGLVRLSKASLAGSALLSSAKGASSPVLAEFLAGRD
- a CDS encoding type II toxin-antitoxin system PrlF family antitoxin — its product is MTALAQDVSKLTDRYQTTVPAGVRKQLKLGKGDQIRYCTEPSGRVYIEPVRTDEEDPVLGAFLDFVEADIKAHPDRIRAFDGALHDRLASLVRDVDVDLDAPLSLEDE
- a CDS encoding type II toxin-antitoxin system YhaV family toxin, with product MTGDTVPAQAPLVVNGWSIYAHPLFLDQLEGLTLEAEARRTRDPKTWRKKNCTKRLAAIFKLVTEAIPADPGAAAFRQGGTLGDHRKHWFRAKFFQQYRLFYRFNSDAKVIVVAWVNDDKTLRAYGSKTDAYATFKGMLEDGNPPDSFDALIKEAATAEKRFEKSLEAAPGR
- a CDS encoding UPF0149 family protein, coding for MAMLVAALDEARMADENGQRKGRTFLDDMRDVVALLDADLTSQTALSLSSAWTRAGLTPPPSLAHAVISEDPDAFADINGIPDIPDEMFDGIFNDIGEDSVSAMLAMLDEMLPTLPPEARFAFIRKLATRPESLCGDAAAALLLATDASVSSGALTGLALRQQAGDLSQTLLSRITLIRSWLQDPDTLRGMDEIIRSALKTGTPATDTRSKPKIHRVVSSMVDGSGAQSLSMAIQSGGRRALAVVLLKQGFGVKDAFVLPCTSASEQKQMIAQIANESGALEATTDYAFTALSWALADGQANGTMPAAGLLDVVETAGFADLRPRSADIADIAAIADPEGAVSTLSVRARGSLIMASEHWPDHFPISDSWFEDSDASSDAIESATTQNAMTRKLWQHLETRRDFWAMIFARNAALLAAAKNPTTPELVAVAQAMSEGRDLKKAPIMHFVHAMSFEAWVHQDAPPMPFGGLEVTEERAAPGTYAEVAPFGTKEQKALDKLLRPAKITPAWMEGFLTGLCTAPKFIKPSEWIITIFNVVAEDIASDADLQKLLDLIVIAYNHRLSLLRDGAPAEALFPADPVLFSIWADGYLTAWEAHKPHWPNKSLGKDGKAMRALLEQAADFKTKPDQAPALHKWLIKQCDKQK